A genomic stretch from Flavobacterium sp. KS-LB2 includes:
- a CDS encoding HipA family kinase, producing the protein MKILKLIQIDGFIDGGSSKPLLITAVDELGKVNHYVMKLFKKKYVEQNFSVAKEILISELANEFNLAVPNYAVIDIDHSLLIDFFEKEELDNLDDGYKFCSEFNGQYVIFNPLVSLQFIKSYDIANLFAFDNVIINSDRGGFRNKPNLLVNDDEILLIDHEQTLPFINNSYSDPNYFTYLQNYPYQRHIVITHLKSLRVKNGIFDEFAEMLKHLNINRFISIFNELDSLNINFGDRDDFLLFLEWIKNKRMPICNHLIGIIK; encoded by the coding sequence ATGAAAATTTTAAAATTAATTCAAATTGATGGTTTTATAGATGGAGGTAGTTCAAAACCTTTATTAATAACAGCTGTTGATGAGCTAGGAAAAGTTAATCATTACGTAATGAAACTTTTTAAAAAAAAATATGTTGAGCAAAATTTTAGTGTTGCTAAGGAAATATTAATTTCGGAGTTAGCTAATGAATTCAATTTAGCAGTTCCCAATTATGCTGTTATTGATATTGACCACAGTTTGTTAATTGATTTTTTTGAAAAAGAAGAATTAGATAATTTAGATGATGGATATAAGTTTTGTAGTGAGTTTAACGGTCAATATGTGATTTTTAATCCGTTGGTTTCACTTCAGTTTATTAAATCATATGATATTGCAAATTTGTTTGCTTTTGATAATGTTATAATTAATAGCGATAGGGGAGGTTTTAGAAACAAACCAAATTTGTTAGTTAATGATGATGAGATTTTATTAATAGATCACGAGCAAACTTTACCTTTTATTAATAATTCTTATAGCGATCCGAATTATTTTACATATTTACAAAATTATCCCTATCAACGTCATATTGTAATAACTCATTTAAAATCATTGAGAGTTAAGAATGGAATTTTTGACGAATTTGCAGAAATGTTAAAGCATTTGAATATAAATAGATTTATTAGTATTTTTAATGAATTAGATTCTTTGAATATTAATTTTGGAGATAGAGATGATTTTTTACTATTTTTGGAATGGATTAAAAATAAAAGAATGCCAATATGTAACCACTTAATTGGTATAATAAAATGA
- a CDS encoding DUF3037 domain-containing protein: MKKDFYKYCVLKYKHSPFLDESINIGLLIFFSNVGKFSFSYSKNLSRIKVIYNNVPERTIKEYLKQIDKRLERLSLNNDVFHKLEIDDLSSFISKYILPLDGSVLQFSNFKTDYQQDFKNDFIEEILLNKYLIEDIKHQFNQPKEPELLHQFYDNLRGLDFNLINRDKKRFFVDYTVTNENGNEFKFDYAWQNGSLNLVKPISFDLKESKSIAEKAYKNLGQFIDLENEAKNNNLQYDLIIGRPKFKSLFKDYDHAISLLDKIKYARIIEENEIDNYSLKAIKAITE, translated from the coding sequence ATGAAAAAAGATTTTTATAAATATTGTGTCTTAAAATACAAGCATTCTCCATTTCTTGATGAGAGTATAAATATTGGTTTGCTTATTTTTTTTAGTAATGTTGGTAAATTTTCATTTTCATATTCAAAAAACTTAAGTCGTATAAAGGTTATATATAATAATGTTCCCGAAAGGACAATTAAAGAATATCTTAAGCAAATTGATAAAAGACTTGAAAGATTATCACTAAATAATGATGTTTTTCATAAATTAGAAATTGATGATTTATCTTCATTTATTTCCAAATATATTCTTCCTCTTGATGGAAGTGTACTTCAGTTTTCTAATTTTAAAACTGATTATCAACAAGATTTTAAAAATGATTTCATAGAAGAAATTCTGTTAAATAAATATCTTATAGAAGATATAAAACATCAGTTTAATCAGCCTAAAGAACCAGAATTATTACATCAATTTTATGATAATTTACGAGGTTTAGATTTTAATCTCATAAATAGAGATAAGAAAAGATTTTTTGTTGATTATACTGTTACTAATGAAAACGGAAACGAATTTAAATTTGATTATGCTTGGCAAAATGGTAGTTTAAATTTAGTCAAACCAATTAGTTTTGATCTTAAGGAGTCTAAAAGCATTGCTGAGAAAGCTTATAAAAATTTAGGGCAGTTTATTGATTTAGAGAATGAAGCAAAAAATAATAATTTGCAATATGATTTGATAATTGGGAGACCTAAATTTAAAAGTTTGTTTAAAGACTATGATCATGCAATTTCATTACTAGATAAAATTAAATATGCAAGAATTATTGAGGAAAATGAAATTGATAATTATTCACTAAAAGCAATAAAAGCTATTACCGAATAA
- the thrC gene encoding threonine synthase produces MKYYSLNHNAPKVSFKEAVIQGLATDKGLYFPESIIPLAPAFFDTIENLSNEEIAFQAIQQFVGDEIPEATLKQIIAETLCFDFPVVEVEKGIYSLELFHGPTMAFKDVGARFMSRCLGYFNKDNQDSKNTVLVATSGDTGGAVASGFLGVKGVEVIILYPSGKVSDIQERQLTTLGQNIKALEVDGVFDDCQDMVKKAFLDESLKHKNLTSANSINIARWLPQMFYFFFAYKALKKQNKPLVFSCPSGNFGNICAGIIAKKMGLPIEHFVASTNVNDTVPRFLENGVYDPKPSIATISNAMDVGNPSNFIRIQEMYHNDLEQFKKDFSSFTFSDAETIEAMKTIYNTDGYIAEPHGAVGYLGLKKELQNHPNALGIFLETAHPIKFLDTVEPTLNVKLPIPKQIESVLGKEKVSTKIKKYEELKAFLA; encoded by the coding sequence TTTCCGGAAAGTATCATCCCATTAGCACCTGCTTTTTTTGACACTATCGAAAATTTAAGCAACGAAGAGATTGCTTTTCAAGCGATTCAACAATTTGTGGGTGACGAAATCCCGGAAGCAACCTTAAAACAAATCATTGCCGAAACCTTGTGTTTTGATTTCCCTGTTGTCGAAGTTGAAAAAGGCATTTATTCCCTTGAATTGTTTCATGGTCCAACTATGGCTTTCAAGGACGTAGGCGCGCGTTTTATGTCGCGTTGTTTGGGTTATTTCAACAAAGACAACCAAGACAGTAAAAATACGGTTCTTGTAGCGACTTCCGGTGATACTGGTGGTGCTGTAGCGAGTGGTTTCCTTGGTGTAAAAGGCGTTGAAGTTATTATTCTGTATCCATCCGGAAAAGTGAGCGATATTCAGGAACGACAATTGACCACTTTAGGACAAAATATTAAAGCGCTTGAAGTAGACGGTGTTTTTGATGATTGTCAGGATATGGTCAAAAAAGCTTTTCTTGACGAAAGTTTAAAACATAAAAATCTGACCTCGGCAAATTCGATTAATATTGCGCGCTGGTTGCCACAAATGTTTTATTTCTTCTTTGCGTATAAAGCATTAAAAAAACAAAACAAACCATTAGTTTTCTCTTGCCCAAGTGGGAATTTTGGAAATATTTGCGCGGGTATCATTGCCAAAAAAATGGGATTGCCTATCGAACATTTTGTAGCTTCTACGAATGTGAATGATACGGTTCCGCGATTTTTAGAAAACGGAGTTTACGATCCTAAACCTTCGATAGCGACGATCTCAAATGCGATGGATGTGGGGAATCCAAGTAATTTCATCCGAATTCAGGAAATGTACCACAATGATTTAGAGCAATTCAAAAAAGATTTCTCTTCGTTTACGTTCTCAGATGCCGAAACTATTGAAGCCATGAAAACCATTTACAACACCGATGGTTACATTGCGGAACCTCACGGAGCTGTTGGTTATCTCGGATTGAAAAAAGAATTACAAAACCATCCAAATGCACTTGGTATTTTCTTAGAAACTGCCCACCCAATAAAGTTTTTGGATACGGTTGAACCAACATTAAACGTAAAATTACCGATTCCTAAACAAATTGAAAGTGTTTTAGGAAAGGAAAAAGTGAGCACAAAAATTAAAAAGTACGAGGAATTGAAAGCGTTTTTGGCGTAA